The DNA segment ATCCGCAGGACGTTTCATGCTTTTTGGTGAAAAGATGAAATTAAGCGTTAAAATAAGACGGCCTAGTAACCAGCGAACAACTTTCATGAATAAATACCTTGTGAAAATGGGGTGAATTTTTCGGTATGCTAACACATTTATAGCCTATTAGGCGACGTCCAGCGCGACGCTTGCTGTACATCAACGAGGGAGCTAGGCGCAGACCTGATTAGTTATTGTTATTTTTATTTTTATTTTTTATATCAAAGAAAAGCAAAGCAGGGCAGATCGATATAAATGCGATCGCAGTGATTAAGCGCGGCGTTTTCTAAATGCGTAGATCCCGGCGCCATAGAGGGTTTTTAAAAACACTGGCCAAGTGGCTAAATTGGCTTTTGGTTGTTGTTGTTTGGCAATACGTGCGAGTTGGGCTTCGTACCAGGTAATGTCTAACATGGCGATGCGATCAATGGCTTTAACACCTGTGGTTAAATTAGGTAAGCTAATTTTATGATCATCAGATGCCATTAATTTATTCGGTAGCTGGGTGTCTAACGACATAGGACGCGCCAGTCCAATAAAATCTGTCGCATTACTTTGTAGTGCGGAAAGCATGGCTTTACTGGAACGGAACCCACCGGTCACTACTAACGGAGTATCGGTAATCGCACGTACTTTTTCAGCATAGCTGAGGAAGTAAGCTTCACGCGCTAACGTGGATTGTTTCACCTTGTGGCCAGTCATGGTTGGGCTTTCATAAGTCCCACCACTTATCTCTATTTGATCGATGCCTGCAGCTGATAATGCTTCGACTACTTGCATGGATTCTACTTCGGTAAAGCCACCGTGCATGAAATCGGCAGAGTTCAGTTTAATACCAATCGGGAAGGCGTCACCCACTTCGGCACGTATTGCTTGATAGATAGATAATACAAAGCGCATGCGGTTTTCAATTGTGCCGCCCCATTGGTCATCACGTTGGTTGTGGCGTGGTGACAGGAATTGATTAACTAAATAGCCATGGGCTCCGTGAATTTGTACGCCAGTAAACCCGACTTGTTTGGCCAATTTGGCGCTGGTTTGAAACTGACCAATAATGTTTAATATCTCTGATTCCGTCAGCGCGCGTGGGGTATTAAAACCTTTTTCCAAACCATTGGTCAGTGCGATGGCCGAGGGTGCAACAGGCTGTGCATTAATAAAGTTTGGTGTTTGTTTGCCGGGATGATTTAACTGCGCCCACAACTGGGTATCGTTAACACTGCCTTGTTGTGCCCAATTTTTAAATTCAGTTAAATCACTTTGTTCATCTAATACCACTTGTTTTGGCTCACCTAATGCCTTGCGATCAACCATGATATTACCCGTAATCGATAGCCCTAAACCACCTAACGCCCAAGCGTGATAAAGCGTTGCTAACCCAGGTAATGGATTATGGTTAATATCGCTTAGCTGTTCACTCATTGCAGATTTAAATAAACGGTTTTTAATATGAGTGCCATTTTTTAAGGTGAAACCTTGCTGTAATGTAATTGCTGTTGTCATTATTAATCCTGCGGTAAATAAATAATTAGACCGGTCGTCTTAAGTGCGGGCCGAAAAAAGCGATATTACAATGAGACTGATAATATCGCCGTCTGCTTGTTAAGTTAGCTAGTTGGTTTTTAAAATGTCATCAAAAATGAAATCAGTGATCTGCGTAAGATTATCGGTATTACCGGCGATTTTCATTTCGATTAAACTGCCTTCCCACGCTGTCCACATTAATGTCGCCAGCTGCTTTGCGGGTAAGTCAGTGCGGATCAATTGCTGTGCTTGCGCATCACTGATCAATCCAGATAATAATGTGTTCAGCGCGTTCACCGAGCGTTGCATTGCTTGTTGGCATAACGCACTCGAGTCACCAATATCGTTAGCCACACTCGCCACTAA comes from the Moritella yayanosii genome and includes:
- a CDS encoding NADH:flavin oxidoreductase/NADH oxidase family protein, with the protein product MTTAITLQQGFTLKNGTHIKNRLFKSAMSEQLSDINHNPLPGLATLYHAWALGGLGLSITGNIMVDRKALGEPKQVVLDEQSDLTEFKNWAQQGSVNDTQLWAQLNHPGKQTPNFINAQPVAPSAIALTNGLEKGFNTPRALTESEILNIIGQFQTSAKLAKQVGFTGVQIHGAHGYLVNQFLSPRHNQRDDQWGGTIENRMRFVLSIYQAIRAEVGDAFPIGIKLNSADFMHGGFTEVESMQVVEALSAAGIDQIEISGGTYESPTMTGHKVKQSTLAREAYFLSYAEKVRAITDTPLVVTGGFRSSKAMLSALQSNATDFIGLARPMSLDTQLPNKLMASDDHKISLPNLTTGVKAIDRIAMLDITWYEAQLARIAKQQQPKANLATWPVFLKTLYGAGIYAFRKRRA